In the Alphaproteobacteria bacterium genome, one interval contains:
- the sdhC gene encoding succinate dehydrogenase, cytochrome b556 subunit, giving the protein MASENRPLSPHLQVYRWQITMALSILHRLTGVALAVGTFILVWWLLAAAAGPGPFETAQAVIGSWIGRLMLFGWSLALFYHLCNGIRHLAWDAGLGFEIKTMTATGWIVVFAAIGLTLLSWILGYAAMGG; this is encoded by the coding sequence ATGGCGTCCGAAAACCGGCCTCTTTCTCCGCATTTGCAAGTCTACCGCTGGCAAATCACCATGGCGCTGTCGATCTTGCACCGCCTCACGGGGGTCGCGCTGGCGGTCGGCACATTTATTTTGGTCTGGTGGCTGCTGGCGGCGGCGGCCGGACCGGGTCCGTTCGAGACCGCGCAAGCGGTTATCGGGTCGTGGATTGGCCGGTTGATGCTTTTCGGGTGGTCGCTGGCGCTATTTTACCACCTGTGCAACGGCATTCGTCACCTTGCCTGGGATGCCGGGTTGGGGTTTGAAATCAAGACAATGACGGCCACCGGGTGGATCGTCGTGTTCGCCGCCATCGGCCTTACGCTGTTGTCGTGGATCCTCGGCTATGCCGCGATGGGAGGGTGA
- the sdhD gene encoding succinate dehydrogenase, hydrophobic membrane anchor protein, giving the protein MAFRTPMKTARGLGSAKDGTAHWWAQRLTALALIPLTIWFVASVAALTGADHAVFLQWISSPVVTVLLVLLIVATFHHAQSGIQVVIEDYVHSEPIKISAIIAVKGLAIVLGVASVVAVLRIALGAGI; this is encoded by the coding sequence ATGGCGTTTCGGACACCGATGAAGACCGCGCGCGGCCTGGGCTCAGCCAAGGACGGCACTGCCCATTGGTGGGCCCAGCGGCTCACCGCCCTGGCATTGATCCCATTGACAATATGGTTCGTCGCATCGGTGGCGGCGTTGACCGGGGCCGATCATGCGGTCTTCCTGCAATGGATCAGTTCGCCCGTGGTGACCGTTCTCCTGGTTCTGCTCATCGTCGCGACCTTCCATCACGCGCAATCGGGGATTCAGGTCGTGATCGAGGACTACGTGCATAGCGAACCGATCAAGATCAGTGCCATCATCGCCGTCAAAGGGCTCGCGATCGTGCTTGGCGTCGCCTCCGTCGTCGCCGTGCTGCGCAT